In Dehalococcoidia bacterium, a single genomic region encodes these proteins:
- the mdh gene encoding malate dehydrogenase: protein MGRKKVTVVGAGNVGATTAQRLFERGYMDVVLVDVVEDMPQGKALDIAESGPVLGVDSSITGSNGYAESAGSDVVVITAGIARKPGMSRDDLLFTNMKIIGSVVSEVVKLSPEAILIIVSNPLDAMVQHAFSLAGFPKNRVVGMAGVLDTARFRTFLAQELNISVKDIQAYVLGGHGDQMVPLTQYTTVGGVPIGDLLSPESLERIIKRTQGGGGEIVALLKTGSAFYAPSAAVAEMVDAILLDQKRQLPCAALLEGEYGINGIYMGVPVVLGANGVEKVIELGLTSEEQSLLNNSAEAVRELVDVMANAPEN from the coding sequence ATGGGTAGGAAAAAAGTTACTGTCGTCGGAGCTGGGAATGTAGGAGCTACTACCGCTCAACGATTATTCGAGCGTGGGTATATGGATGTTGTTCTAGTAGATGTCGTTGAAGACATGCCGCAAGGAAAAGCTTTAGATATAGCAGAATCTGGTCCAGTCTTAGGAGTCGACTCAAGCATTACAGGCTCCAATGGGTATGCAGAATCTGCAGGTTCAGACGTCGTAGTGATAACCGCTGGGATTGCACGAAAACCGGGTATGAGCAGGGATGACCTTCTCTTCACCAATATGAAGATTATTGGTTCAGTAGTCAGTGAAGTAGTAAAGCTATCGCCTGAGGCTATATTGATCATTGTTTCAAATCCTTTAGACGCAATGGTTCAACATGCATTTTCTTTGGCAGGGTTTCCAAAAAACCGAGTTGTGGGCATGGCTGGGGTCTTAGACACCGCACGCTTTCGTACATTCCTTGCACAGGAATTGAATATTTCAGTAAAAGATATTCAAGCTTATGTATTAGGTGGGCACGGCGATCAAATGGTACCTCTTACTCAATACACCACGGTGGGGGGAGTGCCAATTGGTGATCTTTTAAGCCCAGAATCGCTCGAAAGAATAATTAAGCGAACGCAAGGTGGAGGAGGAGAGATAGTTGCCCTCTTAAAAACAGGAAGCGCCTTCTACGCACCTTCCGCGGCTGTTGCAGAGATGGTAGATGCAATACTTCTTGACCAAAAGCGCCAACTGCCATGTGCCGCACTCCTAGAAGGAGAATACGGGATTAATGGTATCTATATGGGAGTTCCAGTTGTATTAGGTGCCAATGGCGTTGAAAAAGTAATTGAACTTGGTCTTACCTCAGAAGAGCAGTCTTTGCTAAATAATTCGGCTGAGGCGGTCCGAGAACTAGTTGATGTAATGGCCAATGCGCCTGAAAATTAA
- a CDS encoding CoB--CoM heterodisulfide reductase iron-sulfur subunit B family protein: MKYAFYPGCVSKGGAPELYTSTMAIADKLGIELEEIVGASCTGAGVLQEKGLKLGDTLNARTFAMAERMGLTTILNICSTCQGVMAQANYRLLDDPEYLSEINKELEPEGLEYTGRVVIKHLAWVIVEEIGIDKLKSMVTNPLPALKVAPFYGCYILRPSWALGFNENPGREHYLEQIIEACGAEPVNFPGRTKCCGFPIMLINEKNSMQMVANHTTSAHEHGADAMVTPCPLCHLNLDGQQPKAASQMKEKISMPILHLPQMVGLAMGYSSKELGLSQHIVSTKSVLEKASIRT, encoded by the coding sequence ATGAAGTATGCCTTCTACCCAGGCTGTGTATCAAAAGGTGGTGCACCTGAGCTATATACATCGACAATGGCTATTGCGGATAAATTAGGTATAGAGCTAGAAGAAATTGTTGGTGCGTCGTGTACTGGAGCAGGTGTCCTCCAAGAAAAAGGATTGAAACTTGGTGACACGTTAAACGCCCGGACTTTTGCTATGGCTGAGCGAATGGGACTGACCACTATTTTGAATATCTGCTCGACATGCCAGGGAGTTATGGCACAAGCTAATTACCGGCTCCTGGACGATCCAGAATATTTATCCGAGATTAATAAAGAGCTTGAACCAGAAGGCCTTGAGTACACTGGCAGAGTGGTAATTAAGCATCTTGCCTGGGTGATAGTGGAAGAAATCGGAATAGATAAATTAAAAAGCATGGTAACCAATCCATTACCAGCTTTGAAAGTTGCTCCTTTCTATGGTTGCTACATACTTCGACCATCTTGGGCTTTAGGTTTTAATGAAAATCCAGGTAGAGAGCATTATTTAGAGCAAATTATTGAAGCTTGTGGCGCAGAGCCCGTAAATTTCCCAGGGCGCACAAAATGCTGCGGGTTTCCCATTATGCTGATAAATGAAAAAAATTCGATGCAAATGGTGGCGAACCATACTACAAGTGCGCACGAGCATGGAGCAGATGCAATGGTTACCCCATGCCCACTATGCCACCTTAATTTAGACGGGCAGCAGCCAAAAGCAGCCTCACAAATGAAAGAAAAAATTTCAATGCCTATTTTGCACTTGCCTCAGATGGTGGGGTTGGCTATGGGCTATTCTTCTAAAGAATTAGGACTGTCACAGCATATTGTTAGTACAAAATCTGTGCTAGAAAAAGCAAGTATTCGAACTTAA
- a CDS encoding FAD-binding protein encodes MADHDVLVLGAGLAGMRAAISAHRAGANVAMISKVHPVRSHSNAAQGGINAALRGTDDSVDSHVFDTVKGSDYLGDQDAIEYMCIEAPAEIISLEHMGVIFSRDEEGRLGTRAFGGASSARTFFVADITGQAILHVMYEQIIKAGVSSYEEWFVTELIIEDGQCRGVIAIEMLSGETRAITAKAVIIAAGGVGRAFEPSTNALICTGDGLALAYRAGATLLDMEMIQYHPTTLAGNGVLLSEAARGEGAYLLNSKGERFMEHYAPKMKELASRDVVSRSEATEIEEGRGVDGCVFLDIRHLGREAILTKLGYIHEVARDYAGVDVINEPVPIRPGQHYIMGGIKTDVDTRAWDVTGTAGWGGPTGLFAAGETACVSVHGGNRLGANSLLETVVFGKRAGEVATEYARSISDFKVSESHLKDAKKRMKEVADRKDNGLMTAAMRLEMGQTMNEHLAVFRNEEGMQSALAEIRAIKERYSTLPIHHKGSIYNTDLIFHTELGYMLDVAETIAASGLLRKESRGAHFRKDIPDRNDEEWLKHTTARLVNGTLEVGTLPVTMTRWEPQARVY; translated from the coding sequence ATGGCTGACCATGATGTCCTAGTTTTAGGAGCGGGCCTTGCTGGAATGCGTGCAGCAATTTCTGCTCACCGTGCCGGCGCCAATGTAGCGATGATTAGTAAAGTACACCCTGTTCGGAGCCATTCGAATGCTGCTCAAGGTGGAATTAATGCTGCTCTACGAGGTACTGATGATTCGGTTGATTCGCACGTGTTTGATACTGTAAAAGGTTCAGATTACCTCGGCGATCAGGATGCAATTGAGTACATGTGCATTGAGGCTCCTGCTGAAATCATATCTTTGGAACATATGGGTGTAATTTTCAGCCGAGATGAAGAGGGTCGTTTAGGTACACGTGCATTTGGCGGAGCAAGTAGCGCTCGAACATTCTTCGTTGCTGACATAACAGGCCAAGCTATTCTCCATGTTATGTATGAGCAAATTATCAAAGCAGGTGTAAGTTCATATGAAGAATGGTTTGTAACTGAACTTATCATTGAAGATGGACAGTGTCGTGGAGTTATTGCGATCGAAATGCTTTCTGGAGAGACGCGTGCGATCACTGCTAAGGCTGTAATTATCGCTGCTGGAGGGGTAGGGCGAGCTTTTGAGCCAAGTACGAATGCCCTTATTTGCACAGGCGATGGACTTGCTCTTGCATACAGAGCAGGCGCAACTTTGCTGGATATGGAAATGATTCAATACCACCCTACAACTCTTGCTGGAAACGGAGTCCTACTTTCGGAGGCCGCGAGAGGTGAGGGAGCCTATTTATTGAACTCTAAAGGTGAGCGTTTTATGGAGCACTATGCTCCCAAAATGAAAGAACTGGCGTCTAGAGATGTGGTCTCTCGCTCAGAAGCGACAGAGATTGAAGAAGGTAGAGGAGTAGACGGATGTGTCTTTCTTGATATCCGCCATCTAGGGAGAGAAGCCATTCTTACAAAACTGGGTTACATTCATGAGGTTGCACGTGATTATGCTGGTGTAGATGTTATTAATGAGCCAGTGCCTATTCGACCGGGGCAACATTACATCATGGGTGGGATCAAGACCGACGTCGACACTAGGGCCTGGGATGTTACAGGAACAGCAGGATGGGGAGGGCCTACTGGCCTCTTTGCAGCCGGAGAGACTGCTTGTGTTAGCGTGCATGGTGGTAATCGGCTTGGTGCTAATTCCCTTCTGGAAACCGTTGTTTTTGGAAAGCGCGCAGGTGAAGTGGCAACTGAATATGCACGCAGTATTTCTGATTTTAAAGTCTCAGAATCGCACTTAAAAGATGCAAAAAAAAGAATGAAAGAAGTTGCCGATAGAAAAGATAATGGGCTCATGACTGCCGCTATGCGCCTCGAAATGGGACAGACCATGAACGAGCATTTAGCGGTTTTTAGAAATGAAGAAGGTATGCAATCAGCACTTGCAGAAATTCGCGCAATCAAGGAACGCTATTCAACTCTTCCAATTCATCATAAAGGTAGCATATACAATACCGACTTAATATTTCATACCGAACTTGGTTACATGCTAGATGTGGCTGAAACTATTGCTGCATCTGGCTTATTGAGGAAAGAAAGTCGTGGCGCTCATTTCCGTAAAGATATACCTGACAGAAATGACGAAGAATGGTTGAAGCATACGACTGCTCGACTCGTAAATGGGACTCTTGAAGTAGGTACTTTGCCTGTCACAATGACTCGCTGGGAACCACAAGCAAGGGTTTATTAG
- the sdhB gene encoding succinate dehydrogenase iron-sulfur subunit — protein sequence MQAKVKVQRYDPEKSAEITFQDYEVEVPNHFTVLDTLVKIREEVDPSLALRCSCRAAICGSCAMRVDDQARLACNTRLASVVEDGGEVKIEPMGNQNVVKDLVVDLKLFWDKVRDIEPYLQPDVVPEEEFIASNESMLNLLTPMGCIMCGACVSDCTALEVDKSFIGPAALAKTYRFVADPRDDKTDHRLGKMNSAGGVWDCTRCYMCVEVCPKGVAPMDRIMQMRDSLMESGVTNTPGARHVKSFEHSVSNSGWLDETMLAVDSWGKFNLPKLVGNLPLAFRVLRRGKFPLPAPFHHKVPGNKNIKRIFERISNAKD from the coding sequence ATGCAAGCAAAGGTCAAAGTCCAGCGCTACGACCCTGAAAAATCAGCAGAGATAACTTTTCAGGACTACGAAGTAGAAGTTCCTAATCACTTTACCGTGTTAGATACCTTGGTCAAAATTAGGGAAGAAGTTGACCCTAGTTTGGCGCTCCGATGCTCTTGTAGAGCTGCTATTTGTGGCTCTTGTGCGATGAGAGTTGACGATCAGGCTAGGCTCGCGTGTAACACCCGTTTAGCCAGTGTGGTAGAAGATGGTGGTGAAGTCAAAATAGAACCAATGGGCAACCAGAACGTTGTGAAAGATTTGGTTGTTGATTTGAAACTTTTTTGGGACAAGGTGCGCGACATTGAGCCTTATTTACAGCCTGATGTTGTTCCTGAAGAGGAATTTATTGCTTCAAATGAGTCAATGCTAAATTTGTTAACTCCTATGGGATGCATTATGTGTGGTGCTTGTGTCTCCGATTGTACTGCTCTAGAAGTTGACAAGAGCTTTATCGGACCTGCAGCGTTAGCTAAAACTTATCGTTTTGTTGCTGATCCTAGAGACGATAAAACAGATCATAGACTGGGCAAAATGAATTCAGCTGGTGGTGTATGGGACTGCACTAGATGCTATATGTGTGTCGAGGTTTGCCCTAAGGGTGTAGCACCAATGGATCGTATCATGCAAATGAGAGACTCTTTGATGGAGTCTGGCGTTACAAATACCCCCGGCGCACGCCATGTTAAATCTTTTGAACACTCGGTATCGAACTCTGGGTGGCTTGATGAAACTATGCTCGCTGTGGATTCTTGGGGAAAGTTTAACCTTCCTAAATTAGTTGGAAACCTACCTCTGGCATTTCGCGTATTGCGTAGAGGAAAATTTCCTTTGCCAGCACCATTTCATCATAAGGTGCCTGGTAATAAAAACATAAAAAGAATCTTTGAACGTATTAGTAATGCTAAGGATTAA